A region of Dioscorea cayenensis subsp. rotundata cultivar TDr96_F1 chromosome 5, TDr96_F1_v2_PseudoChromosome.rev07_lg8_w22 25.fasta, whole genome shotgun sequence DNA encodes the following proteins:
- the LOC120261115 gene encoding transportin MOS14 isoform X1 encodes MNMNTTSMSEVQMKVAQAVHVLNHDSQSCNRVAANQWLVQFQQTDSAWEVATSILTAPAPFPAHFEVEFFAAQILRRKIQNEGYYLPSGVKDALLHALLVAAQRFSLGPPQLLTQICLALSALVLRSIEHKKPIVQLFSSLHQLQVNEDGNVALLEMLTVLPEEVVEDHNGDRNIDAASRSQFTRELLSHTPTVLEFLLHQSKQRLDDGRQLHDRNRKILRCLLSWVRVGCFSEISSSSLPTHPLLNFVFNSLQVSSSFDVAIEVLIELVSRHELHSQGLPQVLLSKIRYLKEMLLHPALANGDEKVISGIACLLSEIGQAAPALIAEASTDAHVLADAVLSCVAFPSEEWEISDSTLQFWCSLASYLLDINKANNGRVVEEMFCPVFSALLDALLLRAQVDDSTFGGKTGALDIPDGLTHFRMNLEELLIDICQLLGSKRFVQKLFSGDWASADNLIPWNEVETRMFALNMVAETVLQEGLPFDFSVIVRLVVILSSLGPEELKGFVAFVYKSVADVVGSYSKWILSFQNNIRPFLLFCASGITESVSSSACASTLRKLCEDASAVIHEPQNLEILIWIGEGLEKRNLPLEEEEEVVTAVTLILNSVPNQELKKNSLARLLCSSYGAIEKLIDTNSGNSLRQNPAAYTQALNSAVRGLYRMGTVFGHLGASHHADHVEDDTVLALLGVFWPLLEKLFRSSHIGSGTLSAAACRSLSQAIHSSGQKFLMLLPKALDCLSTNFLLYQSHECYVRAAAVVIEEFGHIEDYGSLCISTFERFTKAESVTALNSSYICDQEPDLVEAYTNFTSTFVRCCPKEVVAASGPLLELSFQKAAICCTAMHRGAALAAMSYMSCFLEVCLTSILESSACIVEGSLSAVLIQVLSRSGEGLISNVVYALLGVSAMSRVHKSATILQQLAALCSIVDRTSWKTILCWDSLCRWLQSTVQSLPSEYLKQGEAVTLVPLWLKALASAASDYLESKTSDTARSDHGHMQGKGGRTLKRIIRDFADTHRNGPNLT; translated from the exons ATGAATATGAATACGACAAGCATGAGCGAGGTTCAGATGAAGGTGGCCCAGGCCGTCCATGTGCTCAACCACGACTCCCAGTCTTGCAATCGCGTCGCGGCCAACCAGTGGCTTGTCCAGTTCCAGCAGACGGATTCCGCTTGGGAGGTCGCCACCTCCATCCTCACCGCCCCCGCTCCCTTCCCCGCCCACTTCGAGGTCGAGTTCTTCGCCGCCCAGATCCTCAGGCGCAAG ATCCAGAACGAGGGGTACTACTTGCCATCAGGGGTCAAGGACGCTTTGCTCCATGCTCTCCTCGTCGCTGCTCAGCGCTTCAGCTTGGGCCCTCCTCAG CTCTTGACCCAGATATGCCTGGCGTTGTCAGCCCTTGTTTTGCGATCGATTGAGCACAAGAAACCCATTGTGCAGCTCTTTTCCAGCCTCCATCAGTTGCAGGTTAATGAGGATGGGAATGTTGCTTTGCTGGAGATGCTCACGGTACTGCCAGAGGAGGTGGTGGAAGACCATAATGGTGATAGAAATATTGATGCAGCTAGTAGAAGCCAATTCACTAGAGAG CTTCTCTCACACACTCCTACTGTGCTCGAGTTCCTACTGCACCAATCTAAGCAAAGGCTTGATGATGGCAGGCAACTGCATGATAGGAACCGCAAGATTTTGAGATGTTTGCTTAGCTGG GTGCGCGTTGGTTGCTTCTCGGAgatttcttcctcttcacttCCAACACACCCTCTTCTCAACTTTGTGTTCAACTCTTTACAG GTGTCATCTTCATTTGATGTTGCCATTGAAGTTCTCATTGAGCTTGTAAGCCGGCATGAG TTGCATTCGCAGGGTCTACCACAGGTTTTATTGTCCAAAATACGGTATCTTAAGGAAATGCTTCTTCATCCAGCTCTTGCTAATGGAGATGAGAAAGTAATTAGTGGGATTGCATGCTTGTTGTCAGAAATAGGGCAAGCA GCCCCAGCATTGATTGCAGAAGCAAGTACTGATGCCCATGTGCTTGCCGATGCAGTTTTGAG TTGTGTTGCATTTCCAAGTGAAGAGTGGGAGATATCAGATTCAACCTTGCAGTTTTG GTGTAGCCTAGCAAGTTACCTCCTTGACATAAACAAGGCCAATAATGGAAGAGTGGTGGAGGAGATGTTTTGCCCAGTATTCTCAGCATTGCTCGATGCACTCTTACTGCGTGCTCAG GTTGATGATTCTACATTCGGTGGCAAGACAGGAGCTCTGGACATACCTGATGGACTTACTCACTTCAGGATGAATTTAGAGGAGCTTTTGATAGATATTTGTCAGCTTTTAGGATCTAAAAGATTTGTGCAGAAG CTGTTTTCTGGTGACTGGGCCAGTGCAGATAATTTAATTCCTTGGAATGAGGTGGAAACTAGAATGTTTGCTCTAAATATG GTTGCAGAGACAGTTTTACAAGAGGGCCTTCCATTTGATTTCTCTGTAATTGTGCGATTGGTGGTGATTCTATCAAGTTTAGGGCCTGAAGAGCTCAAGGGCTTTGTAGCCTTT GTCTACAAGTCAGTAGCTGATGTTGTTGGCTCATATTCCAAGTGGATATTATCCTTCCAAAATAACATTAGGCCATTTCT TCTGTTCTGTGCCTCTGGGATCACAGAGTCAGTGTCCTCAAGTGCTTGTGCCTCAACCTTGCGTAAGCTTTGTGAAGATGCTTCTGCTGTTATTCATGAGCCACAGAACCTGGAAATCCTTATATGGATTGGAGAG GGCTTGGAGAAGAGGAATTTGCCattagaagaagaggaggaagtTGTTACAGCAGTAACCCTTATCCTTAATTCTGTTCCCAACCAGGAGCTGAAGAAGAATTCCTTGGCGAGGTTGCTTTGTTCCAGCTATGGAGCAATTGAGAAACTT ATAGATACAAATAGTGGAAATTCTCTGAGGCAAAATCCTGCTGCTTATACCCAGGCTCTAAATTCTGCTGTCAGAGGTCTATATAG GATGGGAACTGTTTTCGGACATTTGGGAGCTTCTCACCATGCTGATCATGTTGAAGATGATACTGTTTTAGCTCTTCTAGGTGTATTTTGGCCACTTCTGGAGAAGCTTTTTAGGTCGAGTCATATAGGGAGTGGCACTTTATCTGCAGCTGCTTGCCGATCACTTTCTCAGGCCATTCATAGCTCAG GCCAGAAGTTTCTGATGTTGTTGCCTAAAGCACTAGATTGCCTTTCCACCAACTTTTTGTTATATCAGAGTCATGAATGCTATGTGAGGGCAG CTGCAGTTGTCATTGAAGAATTTGGTCACATAGAAGATTATGGATCTTTATGCATTAGCACATTTGAGAGGTTTACTAAAGCAGAATCGGTAACTGCTCTCAATTCCTCTTACATATGTGATCAAGAACCCGATCTTGTGGAAGCTTACACCAACTTTACATCTACATTTGTTCGCTGCTGTCCTAAG GAGGTTGTTGCTGCATCTGGTCCATTGCTTGAGTTATCCTTTCAAAAGGCTGCTATTTGCTGTACAGCCATGCATCGTGGGGCTGCTCTAGCAGCTATGTCGTACATGTCTT GCTTCCTGGAGGTCTGCCTTACTTCCATCTTGGAGTCTTCAGCTTGCATTGTAGAGGGATCATTGAGTGCTGTGCTAATTCAAGTTTTGTCACGCAGTGGCGAAGGGCTCATATCTAATGTGGTATATGCTCTCCTTGGTGTCTCAGCAATGTCAAGG GTCCATAAGTCTGCTACAATCTTACAGCAATTGGCAGCATTGTGTAGTATTGTTGACAGAACAAGCTGGAAAACAATTCTTTGCTGGGACTCCTTGTGCAGATGGCTTCAATCAACA GTTCAATCTTTGCCTTCAGAGTATCTTAAACAGGGAGAAGCAGTCACTTTAGTCCCGCTATGGTTGAAAGCCCTTGCAAGTGCAGCATCAGACTACCTTGAGAGCAAGACCTCTGATACAGCCAGAAGTGATCATGGGCATATGCAAGGGAAAGGTGGGAGAACATTGAAACGAATCATCAGGGATTTTGCCGACACCCATCGCAACGGCCCTAATCTCACATGA
- the LOC120261115 gene encoding transportin MOS14 isoform X3, with product MNMNTTSMSEVQMKVAQAVHVLNHDSQSCNRVAANQWLVQFQQTDSAWEVATSILTAPAPFPAHFEVEFFAAQILRRKIQNEGYYLPSGVKDALLHALLVAAQRFSLGPPQLLTQICLALSALVLRSIEHKKPIVQLFSSLHQLQVNEDGNVALLEMLTVLPEEVVEDHNGDRNIDAASRSQFTRELLSHTPTVLEFLLHQSKQRLDDGRQLHDRNRKILRCLLSWVRVGCFSEISSSSLPTHPLLNFVFNSLQVSSSFDVAIEVLIELVSRHELHSQGLPQVLLSKIRYLKEMLLHPALANGDEKVISGIACLLSEIGQAAPALIAEASTDAHVLADAVLSCVAFPSEEWEISDSTLQFWCSLASYLLDINKANNGRVVEEMFCPVFSALLDALLLRAQVDDSTFGGKTGALDIPDGLTHFRMNLEELLIDICQLLGSKRFVQKLFSGDWASADNLIPWNEVETRMFALNMVAETVLQEGLPFDFSVIVRLVVILSSLGPEELKGFVAFVYKSVADVVGSYSKWILSFQNNIRPFLLFCASGITESVSSSACASTLRKLCEDASAVIHEPQNLEILIWIGEIDTNSGNSLRQNPAAYTQALNSAVRGLYRMGTVFGHLGASHHADHVEDDTVLALLGVFWPLLEKLFRSSHIGSGTLSAAACRSLSQAIHSSGQKFLMLLPKALDCLSTNFLLYQSHECYVRAAAVVIEEFGHIEDYGSLCISTFERFTKAESVTALNSSYICDQEPDLVEAYTNFTSTFVRCCPKEVVAASGPLLELSFQKAAICCTAMHRGAALAAMSYMSCFLEVCLTSILESSACIVEGSLSAVLIQVLSRSGEGLISNVVYALLGVSAMSRVHKSATILQQLAALCSIVDRTSWKTILCWDSLCRWLQSTVQSLPSEYLKQGEAVTLVPLWLKALASAASDYLESKTSDTARSDHGHMQGKGGRTLKRIIRDFADTHRNGPNLT from the exons ATGAATATGAATACGACAAGCATGAGCGAGGTTCAGATGAAGGTGGCCCAGGCCGTCCATGTGCTCAACCACGACTCCCAGTCTTGCAATCGCGTCGCGGCCAACCAGTGGCTTGTCCAGTTCCAGCAGACGGATTCCGCTTGGGAGGTCGCCACCTCCATCCTCACCGCCCCCGCTCCCTTCCCCGCCCACTTCGAGGTCGAGTTCTTCGCCGCCCAGATCCTCAGGCGCAAG ATCCAGAACGAGGGGTACTACTTGCCATCAGGGGTCAAGGACGCTTTGCTCCATGCTCTCCTCGTCGCTGCTCAGCGCTTCAGCTTGGGCCCTCCTCAG CTCTTGACCCAGATATGCCTGGCGTTGTCAGCCCTTGTTTTGCGATCGATTGAGCACAAGAAACCCATTGTGCAGCTCTTTTCCAGCCTCCATCAGTTGCAGGTTAATGAGGATGGGAATGTTGCTTTGCTGGAGATGCTCACGGTACTGCCAGAGGAGGTGGTGGAAGACCATAATGGTGATAGAAATATTGATGCAGCTAGTAGAAGCCAATTCACTAGAGAG CTTCTCTCACACACTCCTACTGTGCTCGAGTTCCTACTGCACCAATCTAAGCAAAGGCTTGATGATGGCAGGCAACTGCATGATAGGAACCGCAAGATTTTGAGATGTTTGCTTAGCTGG GTGCGCGTTGGTTGCTTCTCGGAgatttcttcctcttcacttCCAACACACCCTCTTCTCAACTTTGTGTTCAACTCTTTACAG GTGTCATCTTCATTTGATGTTGCCATTGAAGTTCTCATTGAGCTTGTAAGCCGGCATGAG TTGCATTCGCAGGGTCTACCACAGGTTTTATTGTCCAAAATACGGTATCTTAAGGAAATGCTTCTTCATCCAGCTCTTGCTAATGGAGATGAGAAAGTAATTAGTGGGATTGCATGCTTGTTGTCAGAAATAGGGCAAGCA GCCCCAGCATTGATTGCAGAAGCAAGTACTGATGCCCATGTGCTTGCCGATGCAGTTTTGAG TTGTGTTGCATTTCCAAGTGAAGAGTGGGAGATATCAGATTCAACCTTGCAGTTTTG GTGTAGCCTAGCAAGTTACCTCCTTGACATAAACAAGGCCAATAATGGAAGAGTGGTGGAGGAGATGTTTTGCCCAGTATTCTCAGCATTGCTCGATGCACTCTTACTGCGTGCTCAG GTTGATGATTCTACATTCGGTGGCAAGACAGGAGCTCTGGACATACCTGATGGACTTACTCACTTCAGGATGAATTTAGAGGAGCTTTTGATAGATATTTGTCAGCTTTTAGGATCTAAAAGATTTGTGCAGAAG CTGTTTTCTGGTGACTGGGCCAGTGCAGATAATTTAATTCCTTGGAATGAGGTGGAAACTAGAATGTTTGCTCTAAATATG GTTGCAGAGACAGTTTTACAAGAGGGCCTTCCATTTGATTTCTCTGTAATTGTGCGATTGGTGGTGATTCTATCAAGTTTAGGGCCTGAAGAGCTCAAGGGCTTTGTAGCCTTT GTCTACAAGTCAGTAGCTGATGTTGTTGGCTCATATTCCAAGTGGATATTATCCTTCCAAAATAACATTAGGCCATTTCT TCTGTTCTGTGCCTCTGGGATCACAGAGTCAGTGTCCTCAAGTGCTTGTGCCTCAACCTTGCGTAAGCTTTGTGAAGATGCTTCTGCTGTTATTCATGAGCCACAGAACCTGGAAATCCTTATATGGATTGGAGAG ATAGATACAAATAGTGGAAATTCTCTGAGGCAAAATCCTGCTGCTTATACCCAGGCTCTAAATTCTGCTGTCAGAGGTCTATATAG GATGGGAACTGTTTTCGGACATTTGGGAGCTTCTCACCATGCTGATCATGTTGAAGATGATACTGTTTTAGCTCTTCTAGGTGTATTTTGGCCACTTCTGGAGAAGCTTTTTAGGTCGAGTCATATAGGGAGTGGCACTTTATCTGCAGCTGCTTGCCGATCACTTTCTCAGGCCATTCATAGCTCAG GCCAGAAGTTTCTGATGTTGTTGCCTAAAGCACTAGATTGCCTTTCCACCAACTTTTTGTTATATCAGAGTCATGAATGCTATGTGAGGGCAG CTGCAGTTGTCATTGAAGAATTTGGTCACATAGAAGATTATGGATCTTTATGCATTAGCACATTTGAGAGGTTTACTAAAGCAGAATCGGTAACTGCTCTCAATTCCTCTTACATATGTGATCAAGAACCCGATCTTGTGGAAGCTTACACCAACTTTACATCTACATTTGTTCGCTGCTGTCCTAAG GAGGTTGTTGCTGCATCTGGTCCATTGCTTGAGTTATCCTTTCAAAAGGCTGCTATTTGCTGTACAGCCATGCATCGTGGGGCTGCTCTAGCAGCTATGTCGTACATGTCTT GCTTCCTGGAGGTCTGCCTTACTTCCATCTTGGAGTCTTCAGCTTGCATTGTAGAGGGATCATTGAGTGCTGTGCTAATTCAAGTTTTGTCACGCAGTGGCGAAGGGCTCATATCTAATGTGGTATATGCTCTCCTTGGTGTCTCAGCAATGTCAAGG GTCCATAAGTCTGCTACAATCTTACAGCAATTGGCAGCATTGTGTAGTATTGTTGACAGAACAAGCTGGAAAACAATTCTTTGCTGGGACTCCTTGTGCAGATGGCTTCAATCAACA GTTCAATCTTTGCCTTCAGAGTATCTTAAACAGGGAGAAGCAGTCACTTTAGTCCCGCTATGGTTGAAAGCCCTTGCAAGTGCAGCATCAGACTACCTTGAGAGCAAGACCTCTGATACAGCCAGAAGTGATCATGGGCATATGCAAGGGAAAGGTGGGAGAACATTGAAACGAATCATCAGGGATTTTGCCGACACCCATCGCAACGGCCCTAATCTCACATGA
- the LOC120261115 gene encoding transportin MOS14 isoform X2 produces MNMNTTSMSEVQMKVAQAVHVLNHDSQSCNRVAANQWLVQFQQTDSAWEVATSILTAPAPFPAHFEVEFFAAQILRRKIQNEGYYLPSGVKDALLHALLVAAQRFSLGPPQLLTQICLALSALVLRSIEHKKPIVQLFSSLHQLQVNEDGNVALLEMLTVLPEEVVEDHNGDRNIDAASRSQFTRELLSHTPTVLEFLLHQSKQRLDDGRQLHDRNRKILRCLLSWVRVGCFSEISSSSLPTHPLLNFVFNSLQVSSSFDVAIEVLIELVSRHEGLPQVLLSKIRYLKEMLLHPALANGDEKVISGIACLLSEIGQAAPALIAEASTDAHVLADAVLSCVAFPSEEWEISDSTLQFWCSLASYLLDINKANNGRVVEEMFCPVFSALLDALLLRAQVDDSTFGGKTGALDIPDGLTHFRMNLEELLIDICQLLGSKRFVQKLFSGDWASADNLIPWNEVETRMFALNMVAETVLQEGLPFDFSVIVRLVVILSSLGPEELKGFVAFVYKSVADVVGSYSKWILSFQNNIRPFLLFCASGITESVSSSACASTLRKLCEDASAVIHEPQNLEILIWIGEGLEKRNLPLEEEEEVVTAVTLILNSVPNQELKKNSLARLLCSSYGAIEKLIDTNSGNSLRQNPAAYTQALNSAVRGLYRMGTVFGHLGASHHADHVEDDTVLALLGVFWPLLEKLFRSSHIGSGTLSAAACRSLSQAIHSSGQKFLMLLPKALDCLSTNFLLYQSHECYVRAAAVVIEEFGHIEDYGSLCISTFERFTKAESVTALNSSYICDQEPDLVEAYTNFTSTFVRCCPKEVVAASGPLLELSFQKAAICCTAMHRGAALAAMSYMSCFLEVCLTSILESSACIVEGSLSAVLIQVLSRSGEGLISNVVYALLGVSAMSRVHKSATILQQLAALCSIVDRTSWKTILCWDSLCRWLQSTVQSLPSEYLKQGEAVTLVPLWLKALASAASDYLESKTSDTARSDHGHMQGKGGRTLKRIIRDFADTHRNGPNLT; encoded by the exons ATGAATATGAATACGACAAGCATGAGCGAGGTTCAGATGAAGGTGGCCCAGGCCGTCCATGTGCTCAACCACGACTCCCAGTCTTGCAATCGCGTCGCGGCCAACCAGTGGCTTGTCCAGTTCCAGCAGACGGATTCCGCTTGGGAGGTCGCCACCTCCATCCTCACCGCCCCCGCTCCCTTCCCCGCCCACTTCGAGGTCGAGTTCTTCGCCGCCCAGATCCTCAGGCGCAAG ATCCAGAACGAGGGGTACTACTTGCCATCAGGGGTCAAGGACGCTTTGCTCCATGCTCTCCTCGTCGCTGCTCAGCGCTTCAGCTTGGGCCCTCCTCAG CTCTTGACCCAGATATGCCTGGCGTTGTCAGCCCTTGTTTTGCGATCGATTGAGCACAAGAAACCCATTGTGCAGCTCTTTTCCAGCCTCCATCAGTTGCAGGTTAATGAGGATGGGAATGTTGCTTTGCTGGAGATGCTCACGGTACTGCCAGAGGAGGTGGTGGAAGACCATAATGGTGATAGAAATATTGATGCAGCTAGTAGAAGCCAATTCACTAGAGAG CTTCTCTCACACACTCCTACTGTGCTCGAGTTCCTACTGCACCAATCTAAGCAAAGGCTTGATGATGGCAGGCAACTGCATGATAGGAACCGCAAGATTTTGAGATGTTTGCTTAGCTGG GTGCGCGTTGGTTGCTTCTCGGAgatttcttcctcttcacttCCAACACACCCTCTTCTCAACTTTGTGTTCAACTCTTTACAG GTGTCATCTTCATTTGATGTTGCCATTGAAGTTCTCATTGAGCTTGTAAGCCGGCATGAG GGTCTACCACAGGTTTTATTGTCCAAAATACGGTATCTTAAGGAAATGCTTCTTCATCCAGCTCTTGCTAATGGAGATGAGAAAGTAATTAGTGGGATTGCATGCTTGTTGTCAGAAATAGGGCAAGCA GCCCCAGCATTGATTGCAGAAGCAAGTACTGATGCCCATGTGCTTGCCGATGCAGTTTTGAG TTGTGTTGCATTTCCAAGTGAAGAGTGGGAGATATCAGATTCAACCTTGCAGTTTTG GTGTAGCCTAGCAAGTTACCTCCTTGACATAAACAAGGCCAATAATGGAAGAGTGGTGGAGGAGATGTTTTGCCCAGTATTCTCAGCATTGCTCGATGCACTCTTACTGCGTGCTCAG GTTGATGATTCTACATTCGGTGGCAAGACAGGAGCTCTGGACATACCTGATGGACTTACTCACTTCAGGATGAATTTAGAGGAGCTTTTGATAGATATTTGTCAGCTTTTAGGATCTAAAAGATTTGTGCAGAAG CTGTTTTCTGGTGACTGGGCCAGTGCAGATAATTTAATTCCTTGGAATGAGGTGGAAACTAGAATGTTTGCTCTAAATATG GTTGCAGAGACAGTTTTACAAGAGGGCCTTCCATTTGATTTCTCTGTAATTGTGCGATTGGTGGTGATTCTATCAAGTTTAGGGCCTGAAGAGCTCAAGGGCTTTGTAGCCTTT GTCTACAAGTCAGTAGCTGATGTTGTTGGCTCATATTCCAAGTGGATATTATCCTTCCAAAATAACATTAGGCCATTTCT TCTGTTCTGTGCCTCTGGGATCACAGAGTCAGTGTCCTCAAGTGCTTGTGCCTCAACCTTGCGTAAGCTTTGTGAAGATGCTTCTGCTGTTATTCATGAGCCACAGAACCTGGAAATCCTTATATGGATTGGAGAG GGCTTGGAGAAGAGGAATTTGCCattagaagaagaggaggaagtTGTTACAGCAGTAACCCTTATCCTTAATTCTGTTCCCAACCAGGAGCTGAAGAAGAATTCCTTGGCGAGGTTGCTTTGTTCCAGCTATGGAGCAATTGAGAAACTT ATAGATACAAATAGTGGAAATTCTCTGAGGCAAAATCCTGCTGCTTATACCCAGGCTCTAAATTCTGCTGTCAGAGGTCTATATAG GATGGGAACTGTTTTCGGACATTTGGGAGCTTCTCACCATGCTGATCATGTTGAAGATGATACTGTTTTAGCTCTTCTAGGTGTATTTTGGCCACTTCTGGAGAAGCTTTTTAGGTCGAGTCATATAGGGAGTGGCACTTTATCTGCAGCTGCTTGCCGATCACTTTCTCAGGCCATTCATAGCTCAG GCCAGAAGTTTCTGATGTTGTTGCCTAAAGCACTAGATTGCCTTTCCACCAACTTTTTGTTATATCAGAGTCATGAATGCTATGTGAGGGCAG CTGCAGTTGTCATTGAAGAATTTGGTCACATAGAAGATTATGGATCTTTATGCATTAGCACATTTGAGAGGTTTACTAAAGCAGAATCGGTAACTGCTCTCAATTCCTCTTACATATGTGATCAAGAACCCGATCTTGTGGAAGCTTACACCAACTTTACATCTACATTTGTTCGCTGCTGTCCTAAG GAGGTTGTTGCTGCATCTGGTCCATTGCTTGAGTTATCCTTTCAAAAGGCTGCTATTTGCTGTACAGCCATGCATCGTGGGGCTGCTCTAGCAGCTATGTCGTACATGTCTT GCTTCCTGGAGGTCTGCCTTACTTCCATCTTGGAGTCTTCAGCTTGCATTGTAGAGGGATCATTGAGTGCTGTGCTAATTCAAGTTTTGTCACGCAGTGGCGAAGGGCTCATATCTAATGTGGTATATGCTCTCCTTGGTGTCTCAGCAATGTCAAGG GTCCATAAGTCTGCTACAATCTTACAGCAATTGGCAGCATTGTGTAGTATTGTTGACAGAACAAGCTGGAAAACAATTCTTTGCTGGGACTCCTTGTGCAGATGGCTTCAATCAACA GTTCAATCTTTGCCTTCAGAGTATCTTAAACAGGGAGAAGCAGTCACTTTAGTCCCGCTATGGTTGAAAGCCCTTGCAAGTGCAGCATCAGACTACCTTGAGAGCAAGACCTCTGATACAGCCAGAAGTGATCATGGGCATATGCAAGGGAAAGGTGGGAGAACATTGAAACGAATCATCAGGGATTTTGCCGACACCCATCGCAACGGCCCTAATCTCACATGA